Proteins from a single region of Acidovorax sp. NCPPB 3576:
- a CDS encoding ABC transporter ATP-binding protein: MARINLDLAHAYKPNPQQDSDYALLPLSMEFRDGGAYALLGPSGCGKTTMLNIMSGLLVPSQGRVLFDGKDVTHASPQERNIAQVFQFPVIYDTMTVAENLAFPLKNRKVPEAQIRQRVGQIAEMLDMSGQLDQRASGLAADAKQKISLGRGLVRSDVAAVLFDEPLTVIDPHLKWQLRRKLKQIHHELKLTLIYVTHDQVEALTFAEEVVVMTRGRAVQVGAADALFERPQHVFVGHFIGSPGMNFLPAQGEADAIVVAGHRLARPAGKALPAGALQVGVRPEYLAIATAGQPGALPCTVEKVQDIGTYFLLTARVGEYTLKARLGTGGPVPSAGDTVWLQVLGRHTCFYQNEELLA, translated from the coding sequence ATGGCGCGCATCAATCTGGATCTGGCGCACGCCTACAAGCCCAACCCGCAGCAGGACAGCGACTACGCGCTGCTGCCGCTGTCGATGGAGTTCCGCGACGGCGGCGCCTACGCCTTGCTCGGCCCCTCGGGGTGCGGCAAGACGACCATGCTCAACATCATGTCGGGCCTGCTCGTGCCCTCGCAGGGGCGCGTGCTGTTCGACGGCAAGGACGTCACCCACGCGAGCCCGCAGGAGCGCAACATCGCCCAGGTGTTTCAGTTCCCGGTGATCTACGACACCATGACGGTGGCCGAGAACCTCGCCTTTCCGCTCAAGAACCGCAAGGTGCCCGAGGCCCAGATCCGCCAGCGCGTCGGCCAGATCGCCGAGATGCTGGACATGAGCGGGCAGCTCGATCAGCGCGCCTCGGGCCTGGCGGCCGATGCCAAGCAGAAGATCTCGCTCGGGCGCGGCCTGGTGCGCTCGGACGTGGCGGCCGTGCTCTTCGACGAGCCGCTCACGGTGATCGATCCGCACCTCAAGTGGCAGCTGCGCCGCAAGCTCAAGCAGATCCACCACGAGCTCAAGCTGACCCTGATCTACGTGACCCACGACCAGGTGGAGGCGCTGACCTTCGCCGAAGAGGTGGTGGTGATGACGCGCGGGCGCGCCGTGCAGGTGGGCGCGGCCGATGCGCTGTTCGAGCGGCCGCAGCACGTGTTCGTGGGCCACTTCATCGGCTCGCCGGGCATGAACTTCCTGCCCGCGCAGGGCGAGGCGGACGCCATCGTCGTCGCGGGCCACCGCCTGGCGCGGCCCGCGGGCAAGGCCCTGCCGGCCGGCGCGCTGCAGGTGGGCGTGCGCCCCGAATACCTGGCCATCGCCACGGCCGGACAGCCCGGCGCGCTGCCCTGCACGGTGGAGAAGGTGCAGGACATCGGCACCTACTTCCTGCTCACGGCCCGCGTGGGCGAGTACACGCTCAAGGCCCGCCTGGGCACGGGCGGGCCCGTGCCTTCGGCGGGCGACACCGTCTGGCTGCAGGTGCTGGGGCGCCACACCTGCTTCTACCAAAACGAGGAACTGCTGGCATGA